In a genomic window of Nodosilinea sp. E11:
- a CDS encoding YvcK family protein — MFLKFLHTALARLFRRVKRETLTLAPPRRVNRLVSWMAPGLLVKRWLFLSMSGVLTVGIGLMIWLRLTPVFHTGQLLGAALRAFTTHVPNYVSGPLGILLGLGLIFWGQSRTVGAITDVLIPGNEEDLLDALLTQRRLSRGPKIVVIGGGTGLSNLLRGMKQYSSNITAIVTVADDGGSSGRLRREMGVLPPGDIRNCLAALADEEKLLTELFQYRFESGSGLVGHSFGNLFLTAMNEITGDLEQAIAASSKVLAVRGQVLPSTSVDVQLWAELQDGRRIVGESKITEARGHIVHIGCLPPNPPALPKAVKAIEEADYIVIGPGSLYTSIIPNLLVPELVKAIAARPVPRIYVCNIMTEPGETDGFSVSDHIRAIDSACGCYLFDAVLVQKVMPSDPVITHYAKVGVGPVLLDRAAILDSGRRIIAANVMDEQENFTVRHHSERLARVLLRWYTRTQRMW, encoded by the coding sequence ATGTTCTTAAAATTCTTGCATACAGCCTTAGCCAGACTGTTTCGTCGGGTCAAGCGGGAGACGTTAACCCTAGCCCCCCCCCGGCGGGTCAATCGGCTGGTGAGCTGGATGGCCCCGGGGCTATTGGTTAAACGGTGGCTCTTTCTCAGCATGTCTGGAGTGCTGACCGTGGGCATCGGCCTGATGATCTGGCTCAGGCTCACGCCCGTGTTTCATACGGGGCAACTGCTGGGGGCGGCCCTGCGGGCCTTTACCACCCACGTACCCAACTATGTGAGTGGCCCTCTGGGCATTTTGCTGGGGCTAGGGCTGATTTTTTGGGGCCAGAGCCGCACTGTTGGGGCTATTACCGACGTGCTGATTCCTGGCAACGAAGAAGATCTGCTCGATGCTCTGCTGACCCAGCGGCGGCTGTCGCGGGGGCCAAAAATTGTGGTGATTGGTGGCGGCACCGGGCTGTCTAACCTGCTGCGGGGGATGAAGCAGTACAGTTCTAATATCACCGCCATTGTCACCGTAGCTGACGACGGTGGCTCGTCGGGGCGGCTGCGACGAGAGATGGGAGTGTTACCACCTGGAGATATTCGCAATTGCTTGGCGGCTCTGGCCGATGAAGAAAAGCTGCTGACGGAACTGTTTCAGTATCGGTTTGAGTCGGGCAGTGGGCTGGTGGGCCACAGCTTTGGCAATTTGTTTTTGACCGCCATGAATGAGATCACAGGCGACCTGGAACAGGCGATCGCCGCCAGTTCTAAGGTGCTGGCCGTGCGAGGGCAGGTGCTACCCTCTACCTCAGTCGATGTGCAGCTCTGGGCTGAGTTGCAGGATGGTCGCCGGATTGTGGGTGAGTCGAAAATTACTGAGGCGCGGGGCCATATTGTGCACATTGGCTGCTTACCCCCCAACCCCCCCGCTCTCCCCAAGGCCGTGAAAGCAATTGAAGAGGCCGACTACATTGTGATTGGCCCTGGCAGCCTCTACACCAGCATTATTCCCAATCTGTTGGTGCCCGAATTGGTCAAGGCGATCGCAGCTCGCCCCGTGCCCCGCATCTATGTGTGCAACATTATGACCGAGCCGGGAGAAACCGATGGGTTTTCGGTGTCTGACCACATCCGGGCGATTGACTCGGCCTGCGGGTGCTACCTGTTTGATGCGGTGCTGGTGCAGAAGGTCATGCCCTCCGACCCGGTCATTACCCACTACGCCAAGGTCGGTGTTGGCCCCGTGCTGCTCGATCGCGCTGCGATTCTCGACTCGGGTCGCCGTATCATTGCTGCCAACGTGATGGATGAACAGGAAAATTTCACGGTACGCCACCACAGCGAACGCCTGGCTCGGGTGCTATTGCGGTGGTATACCCGCACCCAGCGAATGTGGTAA
- a CDS encoding ABC transporter ATP-binding protein, whose translation MAASYDHGTAPVPPTTVLVDGTAPQPSPGAGTADYSDQVLLDLRGISKRFGTNQVLDQVDLTLYRGEAVAIIGPSGTGKSTILRIIAGLLPPDEGEIYVDGRRRVGLIEDSPDPVGIGMVFQQAALFDSLTVAENVGFLLYQHSDLPARQIRQIVDDVLDMVGLPGTGSRYPAELSGGMRKRVSFARAIVSNPESPQDRPALLLYDEPTAGLDPIASTVIEDLIRTIQGNNGCSSYLIVTHQDSTIRRTADRVIFLHQGRIQWQGPVTAVDDTDNPFVRQFFSGRVDGPIQMVQ comes from the coding sequence ATGGCCGCTTCCTACGATCATGGCACTGCCCCCGTCCCCCCCACGACGGTTCTCGTCGACGGGACAGCGCCCCAGCCAAGCCCAGGGGCGGGGACGGCTGACTATAGCGATCAGGTCTTGTTAGACCTGCGGGGCATTTCTAAACGGTTTGGCACCAATCAGGTGCTCGACCAGGTTGATTTAACCCTCTACCGGGGCGAAGCAGTGGCCATTATTGGCCCATCGGGCACGGGGAAATCAACGATTTTAAGAATTATTGCTGGCCTACTGCCCCCCGATGAGGGCGAAATCTATGTCGATGGGCGCCGGCGTGTGGGGCTAATCGAAGATTCGCCCGACCCGGTGGGTATCGGCATGGTGTTTCAGCAGGCGGCGCTGTTTGACTCGCTGACGGTGGCCGAAAACGTAGGTTTTTTGCTCTATCAGCACTCTGATCTGCCGGCCCGCCAGATTCGCCAGATCGTGGATGACGTGCTCGATATGGTGGGGCTACCGGGTACTGGCAGTCGCTACCCGGCAGAACTGTCGGGGGGCATGCGCAAACGGGTCAGCTTTGCGCGGGCCATTGTGTCAAACCCTGAGAGCCCCCAAGATCGGCCAGCTCTGCTGCTGTACGATGAGCCTACGGCAGGGCTTGACCCCATTGCCTCGACGGTGATCGAAGATTTAATTCGGACCATTCAAGGCAATAACGGATGCAGCTCGTACCTGATTGTGACCCACCAAGACAGCACGATTCGCCGCACTGCCGATCGCGTGATCTTTTTGCACCAGGGCCGCATTCAGTGGCAAGGGCCGGTCACCGCCGTCGATGACACCGACAACCCCTTTGTGCGGCAATTCTTTAGCGGTCGGGTAGATGGCCCCATTCAAATGGTGCAATAG
- a CDS encoding MlaD family protein, with amino-acid sequence MRARAIREGSVGLLILIAVGLFGGLVLWLRGLNPGSRSYRATVVFTNTLGMQEGTSVRYRGVPVGRVVRVIPTANAVDVAVEIAGNDLRIPRDATIQVNQSGLIGDTTIDITPLRVLSDAELAVDPIGPDCPGQAIICDGDRLQGIVGASYESLILSAERLANTFADPEIVNDLKLTLRNATALTESASLLSAELTLLSRQLQADLTPLMASANRATDNIGNAAAQFEVAGSEVNRLVVGNRGTITTTLDNINRSAVNLELITTTLSPAIQDSVFLANLDRLSSDAAVAAADLRSITGTFNSAENLVMLQQTLDSARSVFQSAHKVLADVDELTGDPVLRRNIRDLINGLSGLVSLTNQLEQASQVAQALTPPAGQQLDRVIFTPVPDAQAEANPGSVVVTHQGQAYRLNVQSIQPR; translated from the coding sequence ATGCGGGCAAGGGCAATTCGAGAAGGGTCGGTGGGGTTGCTAATCTTAATTGCGGTGGGGCTGTTTGGCGGCCTAGTGCTGTGGCTGCGGGGGCTTAATCCCGGCAGCCGCAGCTACCGGGCCACGGTTGTGTTTACCAACACCCTGGGCATGCAGGAGGGCACCAGTGTGCGCTACCGGGGCGTGCCCGTGGGTCGCGTGGTGCGCGTTATTCCAACCGCTAATGCGGTGGATGTGGCGGTCGAAATTGCCGGCAATGATCTGCGAATTCCCCGCGATGCGACGATTCAGGTGAACCAGTCGGGCCTAATTGGCGACACGACTATCGACATTACCCCCCTGCGGGTGCTGAGCGACGCAGAACTGGCCGTTGACCCCATTGGCCCCGACTGCCCTGGTCAGGCCATTATCTGCGATGGCGATCGCCTACAGGGCATCGTTGGGGCTAGCTATGAGTCACTGATTTTGTCGGCAGAAAGACTCGCCAACACCTTTGCCGATCCGGAGATCGTGAATGATTTAAAGCTCACCCTCAGAAACGCGACGGCCCTGACCGAAAGCGCCAGCCTACTCTCGGCAGAGCTAACGCTGCTGTCGCGGCAGTTGCAGGCCGATCTCACCCCGCTGATGGCCTCAGCCAACCGAGCTACCGACAACATTGGCAACGCCGCCGCCCAATTTGAGGTGGCGGGTAGCGAGGTCAACCGCCTGGTGGTTGGCAATCGAGGCACCATTACCACCACCCTCGACAACATCAACCGCAGTGCCGTCAACTTAGAGCTAATTACCACCACCCTTAGTCCAGCGATTCAAGACAGCGTCTTTCTAGCCAACCTCGATCGCCTGTCTAGCGATGCGGCGGTGGCCGCTGCTGACCTGCGATCGATTACGGGCACCTTTAACAGCGCCGAAAACCTGGTCATGCTTCAGCAGACCCTCGACTCGGCCCGCAGCGTGTTTCAAAGTGCCCACAAAGTGCTCGCCGACGTAGATGAGCTCACCGGCGATCCGGTCTTGCGCCGCAATATTCGCGATCTAATCAACGGCCTCAGCGGCCTGGTCTCGCTAACAAACCAGCTAGAGCAGGCTAGCCAGGTAGCCCAGGCCCTGACTCCACCAGCCGGCCAACAGCTAGATCGGGTGATCTTTACTCCCGTGCCCGACGCCCAGGCTGAGGCTAACCCAGGTAGTGTGGTGGTGACCCACCAGGGGCAGGCCTACCGGCTCAACGTACAGTCTATTCAGCCCCGATAG
- a CDS encoding nitrate reductase associated protein, translating to MDAMPPAHSGSDNTFFQFEADFVNSLRCIPMQVRLKLDTCGVKLKLEHWHRFSEGDRQRLTQLPCHDGPTASAYTTAVQTLVQQVQGTPASTLAVDPAPPWHNGAAMPAEVQAQAALLGVAIALEQWRSLSPLQRFALIKLSRPGHENRNFAATLTEFGLASRPTTPQQRH from the coding sequence ATGGATGCGATGCCCCCGGCTCACTCCGGCTCCGACAATACCTTTTTTCAGTTTGAGGCCGACTTTGTAAACTCACTGCGCTGCATTCCCATGCAGGTACGGCTGAAGCTCGACACCTGCGGCGTCAAGCTCAAGCTAGAGCATTGGCATCGCTTTAGTGAAGGCGATCGCCAGCGCCTGACCCAGCTTCCCTGCCACGATGGCCCCACGGCTAGCGCCTACACCACCGCCGTGCAAACCCTAGTGCAGCAGGTACAGGGCACCCCGGCCTCGACCCTAGCGGTTGACCCCGCTCCGCCCTGGCATAACGGGGCCGCTATGCCCGCTGAGGTGCAAGCCCAGGCGGCCTTGCTAGGGGTGGCGATCGCCCTAGAGCAGTGGCGATCGCTGAGTCCCCTACAACGCTTTGCGCTGATCAAGCTCAGCCGTCCCGGCCACGAAAACCGCAACTTTGCAGCCACCCTGACCGAATTCGGGCTGGCATCGCGGCCCACGACTCCCCAGCAGCGTCACTGA
- a CDS encoding alpha/beta fold hydrolase, translated as MVTQLTRPIAPTAQQLQQTQQRIDTYVNTIASNPDRREGAFPYYLFHKAGTPIQGTVLMFHGFSAKPHQMSRLADYLFGNGFNVYQATLAGHTYKLPDRYWPQVDLKPEILVPLRQKVSADPVLQHFLANVAIADDVGAATPTPVQMVGLMARLRKLEPRLLDIIAAIETDNDPDFDRYFVSSHLDYLSDAQARLAELEALPGPIYTVGLSVGGAVALALAAKNPQRVTKVVAFAPLLEVYGGETRKRYINLAGPLDVKEFGWDELRFPLGCFTAANRFGAFVRRSEQISALRPLPTLMLLTENEDAADLQTNQRFNQSLGRASIFKRYDNHFLHTFPSEALVPHPMVDPLEISQNMSNDYWQPMYQETFRFLSQTQFKGSSLAEITPAPDLPAVPPIAAQS; from the coding sequence ATGGTGACTCAGCTAACTCGCCCCATCGCTCCCACCGCCCAGCAGCTTCAGCAAACCCAGCAGCGCATAGATACCTACGTCAACACCATTGCCAGCAACCCCGACCGGCGCGAGGGTGCCTTTCCTTACTACCTGTTTCATAAGGCGGGCACCCCCATTCAGGGCACAGTGCTGATGTTCCATGGCTTTAGCGCCAAACCTCACCAGATGTCGCGCTTAGCCGACTATTTGTTTGGCAACGGGTTTAACGTATACCAAGCCACGCTGGCAGGCCATACCTACAAGCTGCCCGATCGGTATTGGCCCCAAGTCGATCTCAAGCCCGAAATTCTCGTGCCGTTACGCCAGAAAGTTAGCGCTGATCCGGTACTGCAACACTTTTTGGCCAATGTTGCGATCGCCGACGATGTCGGCGCAGCCACCCCCACTCCGGTACAAATGGTGGGGCTCATGGCCCGCCTACGCAAGCTAGAACCTCGACTGCTCGATATCATTGCCGCCATCGAAACAGACAACGACCCCGACTTTGACCGCTATTTTGTCTCATCGCATTTAGACTACCTCAGCGACGCCCAGGCTCGTCTCGCCGAGCTAGAGGCCCTACCGGGGCCAATTTATACCGTGGGGCTATCGGTAGGGGGAGCCGTGGCCCTGGCCCTGGCCGCCAAAAACCCGCAGCGGGTGACCAAGGTAGTAGCCTTTGCACCCCTGCTTGAAGTCTACGGCGGAGAGACTCGCAAGCGCTACATCAACCTGGCCGGCCCCCTCGATGTCAAAGAATTTGGCTGGGATGAACTGCGGTTTCCCCTAGGCTGCTTTACTGCCGCCAACCGGTTTGGAGCCTTTGTCCGCAGAAGCGAGCAGATTTCGGCCCTGCGCCCCCTACCCACGCTGATGCTTTTGACCGAAAACGAAGATGCCGCTGACCTGCAGACCAATCAACGGTTTAACCAGTCCCTAGGCCGAGCCTCCATCTTTAAGCGCTACGACAACCACTTCCTACACACCTTCCCCAGCGAGGCCCTGGTACCCCACCCCATGGTTGACCCGCTAGAGATTAGCCAAAACATGAGCAACGACTACTGGCAACCGATGTATCAAGAGACGTTTCGGTTTTTGAGCCAAACCCAGTTCAAGGGCAGCAGTTTAGCGGAGATCACGCCAGCCCCAGACCTACCGGCGGTACCCCCGATCGCCGCCCAATCCTAA
- a CDS encoding queuosine precursor transporter: MKTEPLASTAVYGPVPEQLQNRREIVFLVLSGLFLGTLGMLNILGISRFVNVFTWGDFAVTVAVGVLPYPLTFLCTDLISELYGKQRANQVVWVGLLLNLWVLLIVWLGGVLPGFEATDPATGELVRDAAGRLPVFFEIRSLTFGAVAASMMAYMAAQFVDVYLFHFWKELTNGKHLWLRNNGSTLISQLVDTTAVVLITHFLAGALPLEADQELWPQLIRFIGYGYVFKLVAALLDTGPFYLCVFWLSSYLGLESPVPKPKRPRLRSREQR; this comes from the coding sequence ATGAAAACAGAGCCCTTAGCCTCTACGGCGGTGTATGGCCCAGTGCCAGAGCAGTTGCAAAACCGCCGCGAGATCGTGTTTTTAGTGCTGTCTGGGCTGTTTCTCGGCACCCTGGGCATGCTCAACATTCTCGGCATTAGCCGGTTTGTTAACGTGTTTACCTGGGGCGATTTTGCCGTCACCGTAGCGGTGGGGGTGCTGCCCTATCCCCTGACTTTTCTCTGCACCGACCTCATTTCAGAACTCTACGGCAAACAGCGGGCCAACCAGGTGGTGTGGGTCGGGCTGCTGCTGAACCTGTGGGTGCTGTTGATCGTTTGGCTGGGGGGCGTGCTACCGGGGTTTGAGGCCACTGACCCAGCTACTGGCGAACTGGTGCGCGATGCCGCCGGGCGGCTACCGGTGTTTTTTGAAATTCGCAGTCTCACCTTTGGGGCGGTGGCCGCCTCGATGATGGCCTATATGGCCGCCCAGTTTGTCGATGTCTACCTATTTCACTTTTGGAAAGAGTTGACCAACGGCAAGCACCTGTGGCTGCGCAACAACGGCTCTACCCTGATTAGCCAACTGGTCGATACCACTGCCGTCGTGCTGATTACCCACTTTCTCGCTGGAGCGCTACCCCTCGAAGCAGATCAGGAGCTATGGCCGCAGCTGATTCGGTTTATCGGCTACGGCTATGTGTTTAAGCTGGTGGCGGCGCTCCTCGACACAGGGCCGTTTTATCTGTGTGTGTTTTGGCTGTCCAGCTACCTGGGGCTAGAGTCTCCGGTCCCAAAGCCAAAGCGCCCTCGGCTCAGGAGCCGGGAGCAGCGTTGA
- the fmt gene encoding methionyl-tRNA formyltransferase has protein sequence MRLIFLGTPQFAVPSLQRLLAEPDFEVAAVVTQPDRRRGRGNQVEASPVKQVAVAANCPVLQPHRIKKDQATLEALEAVQADAFVVVAYGQLLSQRILDLPRLGCINGHGSLLPAYRGAAPIQWSIVNGDTVTGMTTMQMNLGMDTGPMLLKSSLPIGLFDTAVEVADGLAQQCADLLVDTLDGLQSGKLSPQPQDEALATYAPLIQKADFELDWKKPAIALHNQVRGFYPNCVTSFRGQPLKVMATAPLGDPYWAALPPELAALQAGVATMATEATQSCPGTVVGLIKGQGPVVQTGEGLLLLRQVKPSGKQAQSGADFVNGSRLEVNESLG, from the coding sequence ATGCGACTGATATTTTTGGGGACGCCCCAGTTTGCCGTACCCAGTCTCCAGCGGCTGCTGGCCGAGCCAGACTTTGAGGTGGCAGCGGTGGTTACCCAGCCCGATCGCCGCCGAGGCCGGGGCAACCAGGTTGAGGCGTCGCCGGTCAAGCAAGTGGCCGTGGCCGCCAACTGCCCGGTGCTGCAACCCCACCGCATCAAAAAAGATCAGGCTACCCTGGAGGCGTTAGAGGCCGTGCAGGCCGATGCCTTTGTGGTGGTGGCCTACGGGCAACTGCTCTCCCAGCGCATTCTCGACTTGCCCCGCCTGGGCTGCATCAATGGCCACGGCTCGCTTTTGCCTGCCTACCGGGGGGCTGCACCGATTCAGTGGTCCATCGTCAACGGCGATACTGTCACCGGCATGACCACCATGCAGATGAACCTGGGTATGGATACCGGCCCCATGCTGCTCAAGTCATCTTTGCCCATTGGCCTATTCGATACAGCGGTCGAGGTGGCCGATGGCCTGGCTCAGCAGTGTGCTGATCTGCTGGTAGACACCCTAGACGGATTGCAATCCGGTAAGCTCAGCCCTCAGCCCCAGGATGAAGCGCTGGCGACCTATGCGCCGCTGATTCAAAAAGCAGATTTTGAGCTGGATTGGAAAAAACCGGCGATCGCGTTACACAATCAGGTGCGCGGCTTTTATCCCAACTGCGTTACCAGCTTTCGCGGTCAGCCCCTCAAGGTCATGGCCACGGCTCCCCTAGGCGACCCCTACTGGGCGGCGTTGCCTCCAGAGCTAGCTGCACTGCAAGCAGGCGTGGCGACGATGGCGACCGAGGCCACCCAAAGCTGCCCCGGTACCGTGGTGGGCCTAATTAAGGGCCAGGGGCCTGTGGTGCAAACCGGTGAGGGGCTATTGCTGCTGCGCCAGGTCAAACCCAGCGGTAAGCAGGCCCAGTCTGGGGCCGATTTTGTCAACGGCAGCCGCTTAGAGGTAAACGAATCTCTGGGTTAG
- a CDS encoding OmpA family protein, which yields MADSPDLPPLSPDPAPAAPRPVAPAPPPRPGSGLGRGVSTLWTLLLRLLILGAGVSLGWLTGMLIAQVLPSRNPNPPLTEVALRHSSQTVRKLRQLPRWWQGGGSLAAGEQVSALESVPLEAGEAPGAVGTNQPNPPSAEGDRDRLQDDLSRLEQDLASLNARLGALETTLGSTDGSLEERVQQLNQRLSTSPEPGPTAADEPPEAPSPAEAEASGTRSPYQEPRFPLVSDRIVLPSALLFVPGSSTLTPAGQQLLDSIASDLRRYGAVTLLVGSHTDGLAEGDQASQLTLQQSLAVQQHLAPELDGEGIRWVALGYGQTRPSAGGSTPSSQQRNQRVEIGIVPRN from the coding sequence ATGGCTGATTCTCCTGACCTGCCGCCTCTGTCGCCTGACCCCGCCCCGGCGGCTCCCCGCCCCGTAGCCCCCGCCCCGCCCCCCAGGCCCGGCTCTGGCCTTGGCCGTGGGGTGAGCACGCTATGGACTCTGCTGCTGCGCCTGCTTATTTTGGGCGCAGGGGTGAGTCTGGGTTGGCTAACGGGGATGCTGATCGCTCAAGTTTTACCCTCACGCAACCCTAACCCGCCGCTGACAGAAGTGGCCCTGCGCCACAGTAGCCAGACGGTCCGCAAGCTGCGGCAGCTGCCGCGCTGGTGGCAAGGGGGCGGCAGTTTGGCGGCGGGTGAGCAGGTCTCTGCCCTTGAGTCTGTCCCCCTAGAGGCCGGTGAAGCGCCGGGAGCAGTGGGAACCAACCAGCCCAACCCACCATCGGCCGAGGGCGATCGCGATCGCCTTCAAGACGACCTCAGCCGCCTAGAGCAAGACCTGGCCAGCCTCAATGCCCGTTTGGGAGCCTTAGAGACTACTCTAGGCTCGACCGACGGCAGCCTAGAAGAGCGTGTGCAGCAGCTCAACCAGCGCCTGAGCACCAGCCCCGAGCCTGGCCCCACCGCTGCTGACGAACCGCCTGAAGCCCCTTCTCCGGCAGAGGCAGAGGCCAGCGGGACGCGATCGCCCTACCAAGAGCCGCGCTTTCCGCTAGTCAGCGATCGCATTGTGTTACCTAGCGCCCTGCTGTTTGTGCCGGGTAGCAGCACCCTCACCCCAGCGGGTCAGCAATTGCTCGACAGCATTGCCTCTGACCTGCGCCGTTATGGGGCCGTTACGCTGCTGGTGGGTAGCCACACCGATGGGCTTGCTGAGGGTGACCAGGCCAGCCAGCTTACCCTTCAGCAGTCTTTGGCGGTGCAGCAGCACCTAGCCCCCGAGCTCGATGGCGAAGGCATTCGTTGGGTGGCCTTGGGCTATGGCCAGACCAGACCCAGCGCCGGGGGCAGCACCCCCAGCAGCCAGCAGCGCAACCAGCGTGTCGAAATTGGCATTGTGCCCAGGAACTGA
- a CDS encoding DUF4335 domain-containing protein, protein MTVQRQYTLPHCNLILEGLSTDANDPLSPLAVLMNAECHLPGATDATLTGGREFLDSLVAAVSRYGQQQLSGVPYPSTAGNPPSMVEVKPGEGPYHHLIVQQQPLGEPVSDINAQLPLDIKLSTVQFYDLMEAVDQLLADSQTLPDLNAQFQAVSRRLVQPTEPIAQRAAPAALGAAALVAAGLALFFVPLPEFEPTRPESESSPPAESSTNPLETNPGANGENNAPAALAAEGGDLDQLENAPAITDAATIALLQADLTTRLQTAWADAPRPSGDLVYRTVVSEDGDILGYKYENDLALAEVENTPFPELTFVPVASAAPVQERVAQFIATFTPTGEVVVEPTATASTSATAATSETLPALGDRVTDGDRIRALNSTLYDSILAELEPLSANEALRFRVRLTESGEVVGYEPVNAAARLMAAETPLPGLVTAANSTADQADFQVVFTERGVLEVSPWDGWPQ, encoded by the coding sequence ATGACCGTTCAACGGCAATATACCTTGCCCCATTGCAACCTCATTTTGGAGGGATTAAGCACCGACGCCAACGACCCACTGTCGCCTCTGGCTGTGCTGATGAATGCTGAATGTCACCTGCCCGGAGCCACTGATGCCACCCTCACAGGGGGACGAGAATTTTTAGATAGTCTGGTGGCAGCGGTCAGTCGCTATGGCCAGCAGCAGCTCAGTGGTGTGCCCTATCCCTCAACAGCAGGGAATCCCCCATCAATGGTTGAGGTGAAACCGGGCGAAGGCCCCTACCATCACTTGATTGTGCAGCAGCAGCCCCTGGGCGAACCCGTCAGCGATATCAACGCTCAGCTGCCGCTCGATATCAAGCTGAGCACGGTGCAGTTTTATGACCTGATGGAAGCGGTCGACCAACTCCTAGCCGATTCGCAGACCTTGCCCGACTTGAACGCCCAGTTTCAGGCGGTTTCGCGGCGGCTGGTGCAGCCCACCGAACCGATCGCCCAACGGGCCGCCCCGGCTGCCCTAGGTGCTGCGGCCTTGGTCGCCGCCGGTCTGGCCCTGTTCTTTGTGCCCCTACCTGAGTTTGAACCCACACGTCCAGAGTCGGAGTCGTCGCCCCCGGCAGAATCAAGTACTAATCCCCTGGAGACCAATCCGGGGGCCAATGGTGAGAACAATGCCCCAGCCGCGCTGGCTGCTGAAGGTGGTGATTTAGACCAGCTAGAGAATGCGCCTGCGATTACTGATGCGGCCACGATCGCCCTGCTTCAGGCCGACCTGACCACGCGTCTGCAAACTGCCTGGGCCGATGCCCCTCGCCCCAGTGGCGATTTGGTCTATCGCACGGTGGTTTCAGAAGACGGCGATATCTTGGGTTACAAGTACGAAAATGACCTGGCCCTAGCGGAGGTCGAAAATACTCCTTTCCCTGAGCTTACCTTTGTGCCGGTGGCTAGTGCCGCGCCGGTGCAAGAGCGGGTAGCCCAGTTTATTGCCACCTTTACCCCCACCGGGGAGGTGGTGGTGGAACCCACAGCAACCGCTTCAACCTCTGCTACGGCTGCAACCTCTGAAACGCTTCCCGCTCTGGGCGATCGGGTGACTGATGGCGATCGCATTCGAGCCTTAAATAGCACCCTCTACGACAGCATTTTGGCTGAGCTAGAGCCGCTATCGGCCAACGAAGCCCTGCGGTTTCGCGTGCGCTTAACCGAGTCGGGCGAGGTGGTGGGCTACGAGCCGGTCAACGCTGCTGCTCGTCTAATGGCAGCAGAAACTCCGCTGCCGGGGTTGGTGACCGCAGCCAATAGCACCGCCGATCAGGCCGATTTTCAGGTGGTGTTTACCGAGCGGGGCGTGCTGGAAGTGAGCCCCTGGGACGGTTGGCCCCAATAG
- a CDS encoding DUF3038 domain-containing protein → MPVDSPPAPQPPLVLDTLANPGLPSDECPRRARIQLDLLLLAIEALDLVGGEAMLTTAHDLGLNGLVRGRVHLWLLRGTNPMRRYSQRRPLDLEEAKALVIIICTLARRLTVLVRQLLLGYQQLTDKQLSPDHHFRLADYLIRFRSHFRARMNPRRAGVIAYSSDEKLDELAIQLLHQLLLCSGVLGPQRLWSSLFDGEVS, encoded by the coding sequence ATGCCAGTAGATAGCCCGCCCGCTCCCCAGCCGCCCCTAGTGCTCGACACCCTTGCCAACCCAGGGCTGCCCAGCGATGAATGCCCTCGTCGGGCGCGCATTCAGCTTGACCTGCTGTTGCTGGCCATTGAAGCCCTTGACTTGGTTGGCGGTGAAGCCATGCTGACCACAGCCCACGACCTAGGCCTCAACGGGTTGGTCCGGGGGCGTGTGCATCTGTGGCTGCTGCGAGGCACCAATCCTATGCGCCGTTACAGTCAGCGTCGCCCCCTAGACCTCGAAGAGGCTAAAGCCCTCGTGATCATCATTTGCACCCTGGCGCGACGGTTGACGGTGCTGGTGCGGCAACTGCTGCTGGGCTACCAACAGCTCACCGACAAACAGCTGTCGCCCGACCACCACTTTCGTTTAGCCGATTACCTGATCCGCTTTCGTAGCCACTTTCGCGCCCGCATGAACCCCCGTCGGGCTGGGGTGATTGCCTACAGCTCTGACGAAAAACTTGATGAGCTGGCCATTCAGCTATTGCATCAACTGCTGCTGTGCTCTGGGGTGCTTGGCCCCCAGCGCCTGTGGAGTAGCCTGTTTGACGGAGAAGTATCATGA